gtactcacagaccatgagatcatgaccttagcccaagttggacacttagccgactgagccacccaggtgcccctgtaaactaaaaatgttttaattgtacTGTAATCAAAACTTTCACAAGAATTCAATTATAAGTTACATACGCATTACTGTACCTCATGCTGCCCatataaaatattcaagtaaACTCATTACAATATTACACCAGTATAAAGGAAATGTAGTCTTACCAAAACTATAacattgtgtgtatttttaaaaacattttatactgCTTCAGTGTCTAAATTTTAAAGTATGGTACAAACCTCATTTCAAGTGTTCATAGCTACATGTGGCTTAATGGGCACTAAGAGTGCATGCAGTTCTAGGCAGATGAAAAAACATTTCCTTGACCATTGTGTAAACTTTATTATTAAACTAAGCCCTTCTCTGgattccatttctctttcagtACATTTGGGGTCATAATATGCTTCAAATTTCACAAGAATATTACAGAGCTCTAGGGAAGATGGCACATTGGGAGTGCTAATCAATAATAATGTtagttatctttttaaatctcCAAAGAACTAGAAATTCTTTAGATGATTTTTCATGTCCATGATAGTGATATGATCTACtcagaattataaaatttatagtaaatatatctaagtattttacatgggatcaatttgaaaatacaaaatataatccCTCAAACAAGTAGGttctattattataattattaatattattgaaaagttaaatacaatatttttttctctaatggacATTCAAAGAAATTGCAACTGCTAAGAGAGATGAAGGCTGatttaaattttagtaattaATAAGAACATCAAGTACCATAtactatgattccacttatattacAGATTTCAATAGCCTTCtttctattatgaataatatggTATGGtctcaatctttaaaaaatcatttccaatgTATTACATATATCTATTACATGTTATACTTTTTGTTTGACTAAGGAGTAGTTatactttaattcattttcatactCTAAAGTACTGCAATTAACACTTCTTTACTGAAAGATTCTAACACTTCTGTGTTAccttttcaaacacttctcactttgTAGTGCAAGCCTGGCACAAATCCCAGAATGGGATTCTGACACACCATTTCCTCACCGTGGGAACAAGCTTTAGGCAACTCATTTTCTATAAGCCGCAAAAATAGCTCTATGCCCATCCCTCTATACCTCCTATCTAGAACCAAAtagttattcaaatatttattatcaagGCATTTACTAGGGGCAAGATACTACACaatgtaaagaaaagaatgaagaaaatatgctGAAAGGGTTTAGACTTTCAGGCATTTGGCATCTCAAGGATGAATTGGAAATTGGAAATAAACTGAAAGGATCTATGTATCAATGTAATCAAAGAACATATGCCAGAGGCAtaggaaagcaaagaaagaaaaagtggttcacagagcaagcaggggtgtTGATATATCGTTAACAGAGATGAGCTTACCTAGTGGATAGGATATTAAAATAGATGAGTGTGGATTTTGGATGTTCTAAATGACCCAAGGAGCATTGAGCAAGGTCTAAGAGACAGAACATATTGGGTATATTTGAGAAATTGTAAGAGAAAAAGATTACATGGAGTTGAAATGCATTATGGTTGTAATATGTTGTGAAAATAGTAGGTGATGAAAAAGAGATTCATACAGACAAAATAGTGGAAGGCTGAAGAGTGACAGGCTGAAGAGTTTGGATTTTGCTCAAGGAACAACAAGCAGCcttgacctgagtggaaatggttataatgaaatacagatttaattgacaaaaaaaaggaactgtTAAGGAGTACTGTAACTGATATTTTGAATATGGTTCTCAGGCCATTATTATCCTAAAGCATCAAAAATGCTTAAGTTCTGTTACCAACTATAATTATTAAAGTACAAAGTGGATGCATAAAtgtgaaggagaaggaggaggaggaaaaggaacagaaggaggaggaggaggaggaggggggaaggggaagaggaggaaggagaagagaaggaaaagaagaaggaagaggaggaagaggaaggggaggaggagaaaggaggaggaggagggggaagagggggaggaagaaaggaagaaagagaagaagaaagaggaggagaattaTTTCAAGATAATAAGAATAAAAGTAGGAATGATACTGTTCATTCAGGgttactgtgtgccagatgctCACCATATATCGTCCCTCTTTGGTGACGGAACGTTTTCACAGTGATTGACTAACTTGCCAAAGCTGTGCAGTTAGTGACAGAGCCTGGATCTGGAAATGTCTGGGACCAAGAGTGTGGAATACATGATCTTTATCCCTGAGTGTTAAAGTGCTATTTTAGTTTTTCAACGTGGAGAGAAACACATACTTAGACCAGAGACATAATacagttctatttctttttctggaaagaatttACAGCACAGAGAGTTTAGATGATGTTCCAGACGTTGTCATTTCCTTAGGAAATGACTTCTATAAAATGGACACTCGATGTTGTGCAAATGAATGGAAGAATGAGCCTAGTTCCACCTTCATTCTAATTTTTTCAGCATCTCACatttcatgattttaaataatataaaaaaataaatggtggcTTACATGGCTCTTGTTATACATACATAGGATCAATTAATGTGATGTGACAATCAATTAATTACATATTAATGTAACTATATAATTATTACAGGTGTTTGGAATCCTGTGAACAAAAACGAGATGAAAGGAAGTCTGGTACTAAGTGATTAAGTGAAGAACAGTTTAGATTAGATTTACCTATAATTTTGTATTGAAGAACATTATATGCAAGAATTTGGAAGAATTCTAGGAAACAGAAACTTTAACTCTTTTGCTTTATAGATGTATGAGAGGGGATTAATAGAGGCTAAATTACTTGCTGATGATCCTATAGTATGTTAATGTGAGAACCACATCCAGTCTCTTGCACAAGAAATTCAACAATTCACTAGTTCTTTCTGTGGCGTTGGAGGAtaggcagaggaagaggcagtGGTAGGTGGGAAGGGACTGGAGAAGTCAATGCAATTTGACATTAAACTataacagaaaacagattgaggaaaacagaagaagacaATGAAAGAGCTTTAAAGAACTTTGTTTTttcgtttcctttttttttttttttttttaacgtttatctatttttgagacagagagagacagagcatgaacgggggagggtcagagacagagggagacacagaatctgaaacaggctccaggctctgagcagtcagcacagagcccgacgcggggctcgaactcacggaccgcgagatcatgacctgagccaaagtcagacgcttaaccgacccaggcacccccccttttttttttttaactctatttgacaaaatatttacatggtttGTTTCAGattaggagaaaaagaatgagggagaggaaaaggaagagagaggatgtaagaggagaaggtgaaggggaggatactaaaaagaaaacaggaaagagaaaaacaggaaagagaaaaaaataattttattatttcaataaaattcagTAACTTGAATATTGATTTTTGAAGAAGGATCGTCAACCCAGCTGGCATAGACTCAAAACTTAGCAGGCAGCACACGaaggaggaaaagacagggaaagggagaatctggTCCCAGCTCCATTCCACTCTCATGAAatgttctcccttcttcctttcttgaaccccccaggcacccaaCTCTCCATCTTTTCCCTTAGTGATTAATTTTCTTCATCCATGTTAAgctaaaaataggcaaaatgtcattttaaaagttaataaaatgaattttataaccatttataaattaaagagtagcatagttaagaaaaaaattccttctttAACCTACTGGTTTATCCTTTCAAATCTTCTTTAAAGCGACTGAAGATCAAAAGCACTCAAAACTAAGGCTGAACAACTATTACTACTGCACATATTGTAAATGGACGGGGAAAATCTATCAACGGTTTTCTTTACGATGTATCCTGTCTTTACTTAAGAGACAAATGTCTCTTGTCAGAAAAGCTTTCTCAAACCACCCTATCAAGAACAGGAGTCAGCAAACGATGCACCAGGGGCCAAATCTGATCTGCTACAcgttttaataaagttttattggaacacagatgaacccatttatttacatattgtctatggctacttTCATGCTACTGTGCATTGGAGGGCTATAGGGAAAAATGGTTATTAAGGTTTTAACATTATTGTGAAATTAATCTCAAGATATGTCATACCACTTTACATCAACTGATTTGCTGCATCAGCTCCTTTACCAGCCCCAACTCAGAGCTTAGTAATAAGCATCTGAGCTCACACAAAGGACAGATTGTTAGGTCAGCTTCAAATTATCAGAGACCTTGCCTAGTACCAAAGTTTACCCAAATATTTACAAACTACACTTTGTCAAGGGCAtaaacaaagtagaaagaaaatttgGACATTCTAGAATGTACCTACGCTCTTCTTTTCTGCACCCCAATATATTATCTCTGTTATAGAATAACCTAGGAGGTTTGCAAGAGACATTTTTTAAGGTACCATATCTACATGTCAGACTTGTAGGAAGTCAAACCACTGTCTCTAGCAACAATCCGTACACAGTGAGGAGAATTTTAAGTTACAAAATATCACTGTCTTATATCCGGGAAATTGTATAGCTTATTTGGCATTCTCTAGTGAGTCTTGCATTATAATTTCATAGATTATTTACAGTAAGTAGTGATTAAACACAGATAGTTTTGCTAAAGGCATTCCACAAATGAGGACTATTCTTCATATCAAATGCCATTTATCTACTTAAAGGAAATTCCATTACATAAGGAGATAGGATTGAGTCACCTGACTTACTTTCTCCCCAGGCTTGGAAGGAGGTCTTCCCCAAGAAGGATAAATGGATCACAAATCTCAGGCAAGCTACTTTACATTCTTTTCCCCAGGCACTTAAAAGGAATACTTGGTGAATGAATGTATAAAAGGATGATAAGCAGAGTCTTTATAAATCCCCTCTAAGTTTGTCCCAGTTCTGAGACCCAAAGTATATATCaactagaaaaacaaacagatgTTGCACTAatgtattttgatataattttatatggCTAGAGCATATCTACTACCACATATATACCTACAGAAAGCTACCATTGGAGGAGGAATGATAAGAACGGAAGCATGCAAGAAGAAAGCTtctcttattaaagaaaaatagaaaaataaaaagtgtggaGTCAGAAATGGGCCGGATCCTGGGCAGCTAGGTTCTCCAACACAGtgtgcagagaaaggaagagatgttCTAGAAATGCCTGTAATAGTGGTTTTCATGTATTTCAATTTTGAGACATGTCAAATAACTATAAATCttgatataaatatttcatgttcaaaagtcttaaaaaagatttctaaatGGTTCTGTAAATACCCTGtaaaacatatgaaagaaaaaaacatcaatCTAAAAACTGAGTGCCACTGAGAAATATATCTTGgtgatactgattttttttcttttaattaatgggaggaaactaaaaaaatacaaaagtagaaTTAAAATTCCAGAGGGAGCAGTCAGGAACACAAATGATAAGAGAGAATAACAGATGTGAAAAACTACTCAAAATAATATCCCAGaactcagagaagaaaaaaataatggtgcaatgaaataaaagatactaaaaacagagaataaaaatccAACATATAATTAATGagtggtcacacacacacacacaaaagataacaCAACAGATTACATAAAGCAATTTTCAAAGTTAGAGAAGACAGATTTAAAGAGTTTATGTGTACATATTGAAAAAGCATATCTAAAAGCACTTGCtggcaacattttaaaattaaaatgacgaACAAAAATTCCTTAAGAATCCAAGCAGAGAAAAACTGATCCAAAAAATGTCAAATATCagtaatctatttttttaatttttttaacatttatttattttagagagagacagagtgtgagtggggggagcagcagagagagagggagacagagatctgaagcaggctccaagctctgagctgtcagcacagagcccaacatgaggtttgaactcatgagccctgagatcatgacatgagctgaagtcgaaggtttaaccagctgagccatccaggtgcccctaaatatcaGAGTAATCTAAATTACCAATTACCGAGAAATGTATCCAGAAATTTCTAAGAGTAGTGGAAGGaccaaacaaaaaattattgccttaaaaatatgggatacatggggcgcctgggtggctcagttggttaagtggccgacttcgactcaggccatgatctcgtggtccgtgagttcgagccccgcatcgggctctgtgctgacagctcggagcctggagcctgtttcggattctgtgtctccctctctctgaccctcccccattcatgctctgtctctgtgtcaaaaataaatgaacgttaaaaaaaaaattaaaaaaaaatatgggataCAAATTGTTTAAAACAGTGAAACTATAGGAAAATCTATtcaattaatttataattctATAAAAAAACTATCAAGACTGTATAAGAAAAGGTTAGACAGATCACGCTGATAGACTGAATATACAATGATCATGTATAAACATGAACTCTAACCTATAACCTGCAACTAGCAGCCCAAGAAATCAACTCATGATCTGTAGTAACCATCCAAGGAAGCACACCTTCTATTACTATGTTAGGTTTGTAGAAAGTCAGACCATCATCTCTAGTAATGGTGCAGGAAGTCAAACAATAATACCTGAAACCATTCACCCAAAATGGCCAGGACATGATGAAATAAGTAACAGCTTCACTAAATTTTGTCCCTGCTTCCACTTCCAACTTAGAACCtctcagagaaagccaaatgtgCACTATACCAACCAAGTAGGATGACCCTCTTCTAGTAAGTTTGCCCACAGCTTTGCTATGCCAACTGTTTCCATTTAGGGCATACCTGAATCCTCTTGTTTTCTCCTATAAAACTTTCCTATTATCCTGCCTGCTTTTAAATTTCTGCCAAATACAAGTAATGGTGGCTGACGCCCTCGCTATAACAAGCTTTGAATAAATAGCCTTTACTTGTTCTCATTTGGTTGGTcctcatttatttctacttttgaatATAGATGTATAATGATAGTCAGTTTTAGAAAACTGAATGTGGTAGGGTATAATCACAACATATGATGACCAAGTAGCATTTATTGATAGCACAAGGGTCATTTAGTATCAAGCTAAACCAAAGAGCATATGTGTGGAATACACATATACAGAATTGctacaaaggggcgcctgggtggcatcatcagttaagcatccaactttggctcaggtcataatctcacagtttgtgagttcgagccccacatctgacagtgcagagcctgcctaggattctctctctcgctctttttgccctccctcactctctctcaaattaaataaataaacttaaaaaaaaaaaagatgtgttctcATGTCTATCCCTCTCAATTTAAGGAGAAAAGCATTAATGAGAGCAAactttttctattacttttcagatgatcttttctttttaatgtggtgATTTTTGAGTCCTTCTGGCTTTTGAAAATCTGGTCTCATCTATATAATATTTGGCAAAAATTTTTTGGCCCTTCTGGAATGACAcatgtttttcctcattttaaaattctattggTATCTCAATACAATCTGGGAGAGAGATACGGTTGGATAACCATTGCTTATGCATTTTCCCCATAAGTTTgatgcaattttattttcaaagtacaaAACACTGGCTAAagacttcttttgaaaaaattttgaaagtagGCACTGtcataattaagaaaatataaataactgcCAATACACTGAAAAGTTAAGAACAACTAAATcaaagtccaaaaaaaaaaaaaaaaaggaaagagtgaaaagaaactacaatgaggtataaagtttagaaaacaagctaagagacagaaaattaaacatgtaaattctatcaataaataaaaatcagttgaGCTCCTTAGTTTGActtaattccataaatatttattgagtatttaatACGTGCCAGGTACCACTAAGCCCTGAAGAGTTAGTGGTAAACAAGATTAACGCGGGACCTCTACTCCTGAAGTTTAGTATACTGGAGAGAGTATTAAACAAGAAATGACAAAAGTGATGTGTGTCATCAAAAGAGAAGTTCAGGATGAATAAAACACCTGTCAAGTGTTTTCTAAAGTACTATCATGGTGAAGGCCATGAACACATTATCACATACATTAACTTTTTCTTCATCATCACTGATAAGCTATACATCAGCCAGCATCACATTTCATACTGAAATACTAGAAAGAAGCACTGTTAACataagaaataagacaaggatgacTGCTGTCATCAATAACAGTTTTATACATGTTCTCACCAAGATAAAAGGTACAAAGAACAATTCAAACTTATGGGAAAGAAGCAAACTGATGAAATGTTACTTatttcaaagaactaaaagaagaTGAAGACTTTCAAAAGCATTAATTCAATATCAACACTATTTTAGGGCATGCACTCTATGCCAAGGactaggttaaaaaaataatagcacaaGAAGTTTTCAGTATAGTAAGTGAAAACAGATAAGAAACAATTACTTTACGATGTGGTTAAGAGCAGTACAAAGAACTAACACAGTTTTATGATAATAGGGAAGCCAACTAACCCTTATGTAAGTGCATCAGGAAAAGGCTTTCCAGAAGACGTCAAGACAAAACAGAGCCCTGTAGGATAAAACTGCATGTATGGGAAGATCTTTCTGAACagcagaattttctctttaaaagtgTAGGATGTGAGgccagggaaataaaagcaaaataaactgttgggactatatcaaaataaaaagtttatgcacagcaaaaaaacaatcaacaaaactaaaaggcaacctcctgaatgggaaaagatatttgcaaatgacatttctgataaagggttgATATCCacaatacataaagaactgatacaactcaaaacccaaaaagcaaataattcaatTGAAAACTcagcagaaaacacgaatagaaatttctccaaagaaggcatgtaaatggccaacagacacatgaaaatgttaCTCATCAGCAGAGAAtttcaaatcaaaactaccatgagatatcaccttacatgtcagaatgactaaaatagaaaacacaagaaacaacaattgttggcaaggatgtggagaaaaaggaatcctcctgcactgttggtaggaatgtaaactggcacaaccattgtagaaaacagtatgtacatttctcaaaaaattaaaaatagaactaccctgtgatctaGTAATCTCActactgggtatatacccaaaaaatacaaaaacactgattcaaaggaatatatgcaCATCTGTGTTTATTagagcattatttgcaatagcaaaattatggaagcagtcaaggtgtccatcaatggatgaatgaataaagaagagttgatatatataatgaaatattattcagctatgaaaagaaagattgaaatcttgccatttgcaacaacatgtatggagctagacagtataatgttaagcaaaataagttagagaaagtcaaatatcatatgatctcactcatatgtggaatttaagagacaaaaaaaaaaaaaagaacaaaagaaaaaaaaaaagagacagagacaaaccaagaaaaagactcttaaatatagagaacaaactgatggttaccagaggggaggggagtggggcaaTGAAGGAAATAGGGGATGAAGAACttaacataatgaaaaataaattaaatgattaaaaaaaaatcagtttaaaaacaGAGGCCTTGGTACATTCTGTGCATTTTAAAGCAATTAGTATGGCTGAATCATACTAGTTcaatcataaaagaaatttaGACTTTCCCCAGAAAATACTGGCCAATGATGAAAGGACCCTAAGCAGTGGAGTGGCATTATCACATCTGTGTCTTACAACTGTGTTCAAAAGTTAGAAGTGCATATTTAGGAGTTATTGCAGTAATCCTGGTGACAAATGGCTGTGACCACCACTAGGATAGTGGCAATGCTGGAATGTAGGAATAATAAGGCCATAGAACTTATAGACGTAGAGAGGAGCAGGCAATGAGAAAAAGAGTTAAACATAATTCTGCGATGAATGGTGGTTTATCCCATTGAAATAGGAACACTGGGGGCAAAGGATTATAAATGTAATGACCCGAACTGTAAATGTAAAGATAATAAATTCTGGTGGGTCATGTTGAGTTTGGGATACCTGTGCAAAGTTCCAACTGGTAATTTCCAGTATACAGTCAGAAAGATGTTTGTGGATCAGCATTGTGAGTCATTAGTGCATGCAAATGATACTAAATTTAGCCCTGGGGATTGAGATGATCACTTAAGGTGAGTAGGTTAAGACACCTCCCTTTTCTCCCCACTACCAGTAGACCCAGTGGcacaaaaccatttttaaaacatttttattaacccATTTTGGATGTATAGATAGAAGTGATGAACGGGCTTTAGAACCTATAATTTAAATATTGGCCCAGACAATAGGTAAAGTTGTTTGTACCAGTTAGTTATTCTCTCCTGAGATTTGTTAACTAAGGTTGAACAGATCGCTGGATTTCAGAGTGTAGGATCTTAGCATAGAAGAATTTTCCCTAGGAACACATAACTAGAAAGAGATTATCATAACTAGAGAAAACATTCCTCTCCATATACATTCTTATCTATTGAACATGATCTGAATTTTCTTTAGAGATAGGGAAACAGATTAGCATGAATTGGCTCACGGATACTGTCATTAGCATATTCTATGAGGAAGGAGAATAACAATGAGCTAGATACTGTTCAGGGCAAGACAAATGAGGTCTTTCTGGTTTATGGCCAATTATGATTAATTCGTGTAACAATGATTATACAGTGGCTACTATAAGCCGGGCATTTGGTTAAAAACCTGGGATTCAGTTTTGTCTCCTAGGAGATCACAGTCTATTATTTAACTAGAAAATAGACTTAAGAGTATTAGTTCCCCTTAACTAGGTGCTTCGTCAGCTAAAATATACATCACACTTAATTATTACTAAGAATTTTAATAAGCATGATAAGAAATCAATCTCTAGTTTCAAAGAACTAAGAGGTCAATtgctttcaaagaaacaaaagttaatttaatcaatatttctctcattttgaaaCTTTGTCTGAAAAAATTTGAACAGCATCTTTGGTCCCTTTGGCCCTTTTACTGTGGTGCTATTCCACATAGGCCTTGTTCTGGGAGATGGTGATTGGCTTTGCCGTGGTTTCCCAGTAAGTGGCTGATGATTTTTACTACATATAAACTCAAGCCAGGAGACCCCTGGAGGCAATCGGTGGTAACTAAGCACCTTAGTGAACACACAACCTGAGAGAGTAGATGTGGTAGACTCTTTGGAAGGAGGGGGTAAAGAGGGCACagttgaagaggaagaggaggaggaagatgatgaagaggaggaggaggatgtagAGGATGAAGAGGATGTAGGCAGGGACTGCGGCTCAAAATTATTACTTTTCTTCACATAAAGTAGCCAGTCAATAGCCTGGGGCTGTTGGCTTACAACTCTGTCTTCAGAGGCTGCTGTCAGCCCTTTGTTCTTCCTATTTAGCTCCTGGGTGATATCAGGTTCAGATGTAGAGAGAATTTgtatcttttccattccttcagaTTTGTCTTCAGGGATTTCATCAGGCTGATTTTCTTTCACCGAGGATGGAAGACCAGATGAGGGAGAAGTCTCTGGTATGGAGAGGAGAAAAACTAATTTCACTTCTATTCCCCTCTCAGAACTGAGCTCAGGTGTTGGGATGACAAATAGCGTTGCCCCATGAGGATCTTTCCTTCCCGTAAGATGGTTACATTGAGATTTTATGCAGGAAGCACAAGCTAAACATACCATATAATTTGATGAAAGTCGGGGACCAGGATGAGGATTTGGCCTTCCCCTCATTCTTCGAAAGAGAATATGCCTACAGAGATCCCTCTGGATTCTGGTCTTGGAGAGAGAATTGACAATTTTATTTACAACATCATCAGGGACACTTCCACCTTTAACAATGCAGGGATGAATATAATCTAAACTCCATGAAATTTCTTTATTTGATGCTGTCTTTGCACAAAGATCAAAGCTGCCTTTATTCTGGAATCGGGAGCCCAATGTTGAAGGAGCTATGCTCCTGATAAAGTGTTTAGAGCTTGATAATGATTGACCTGAGACATTTGGTTTATACTGGGGTGAAGATAAATCTGTGGCCCTGTATTTGTCATTTGGTGAAGAGGTATTCTGAAACTTGGAGTGACAAACCGGTGAGCTGAGGGTCCTGAAGTCCCGATTAAGTGTAAGCACTGTCTGAGATTTAGGTGGGAACAATGGCAAACTCTTAGTCTGGTGGACAGAATGTGCTAAAGGTGATTTCCTTGGTTTTGAATGGGACAATGGTAAGCTCAGAACAATGGAATTAGAGCTCAATGCAGCTGTTGTCTGAGGTCTGGAGTCAGATAATGGTGAGCTCAGAGCCATTTGATTGGATTCCAATGAACATGATGACTGAAGCAAGTCATGTATTTGAGATGTAGAGTTGAGTGATGGTGAGCTCAAAGATCTTCGATTGTGCTCTAATAAAGATGTCCAAAGGCCATCCAATGAAGATGTTTTCTGAGGCTTGGACTGTGGTAATGCTGCGCCAAGCACTCTTTGATTAGGTCCCAAAGAAGATGATTTCCAGAAGACATCTAGGGAAGGTGTTTCTTGATGTTTGGGGGGAAATAATGATGAACTTGAGACTCTTTGATTAGACTTCTGTGAAGGTGATGTCCAGCAAAAGTCTCGGGAAGATGTAGTCtgaggtttggggaggggtaaTCGTGAGCTCAAGTTTGTTTGACTGGACTCCAGTGATGAAGATGTCTTATTAAGATCAAGTGAAGGTGTTGCCTGGGATTTATGGTGGATCAAAGGTGAGCTCAAGGCTCTCTGATTAGGCCACAGTGAAGTTCTCTGGTGGGGGTCTAGTGCAGGTGTGTCCTGATGTTTGGATTGGGATAATGGTGCTTTTGGAGCCTTGTTATAGAAACCCTGTGAAATTGTGTCCTGAGACTTGGCAGAGGGCAATACTGAGCAGCTCTGCACCAACTTCTTAGAGTTAACTGGAGGTGCTGCAAGGTGATTACTATGGGATTGCACTCTGACTACAGGCAGCTTATTGGGTTGATTTCGTTTTTCACCTGTGTATTGATGTGTCAATGAATTGGTTGTGGCTGGTTGGTAAGAGTATTCTAATGGCACAAATTGTTGATCATAATATGCCAAAGGCTCCATCTTGTGCTAGTGGTAGAGGTCTTTTTGAAAGCAGCTGGCTTGTGGGATATTTTAGTAACTGAGTCTTTTAGCTGGATTCCATggacaaagaatatttttaaacaaatagtcTTTGGTAGTTTCCTACTTCTATCTTGTTTCCTCTCTGTTAATTCTCAAATATTACAGAGTGTCTCAAAATTGAGGTATAGATGAGGTTGAAAAAATTATCACCATTTGAGATTCTCCTctatcttctctttcattccctaga
The DNA window shown above is from Neofelis nebulosa isolate mNeoNeb1 chromosome 5, mNeoNeb1.pri, whole genome shotgun sequence and carries:
- the CSNKA2IP gene encoding casein kinase II subunit alpha'-interacting protein, with the protein product MEPLAYYDQQFVPLEYSYQPATTNSLTHQYTGEKRNQPNKLPVVRVQSHSNHLAAPPVNSKKLVQSCSVLPSAKSQDTISQGFYNKAPKAPLSQSKHQDTPALDPHQRTSLWPNQRALSSPLIHHKSQATPSLDLNKTSSSLESSQTNLSSRLPLPKPQTTSSRDFCWTSPSQKSNQRVSSSSLFPPKHQETPSLDVFWKSSSLGPNQRVLGAALPQSKPQKTSSLDGLWTSLLEHNRRSLSSPSLNSTSQIHDLLQSSCSLESNQMALSSPLSDSRPQTTAALSSNSIVLSLPLSHSKPRKSPLAHSVHQTKSLPLFPPKSQTVLTLNRDFRTLSSPVCHSKFQNTSSPNDKYRATDLSSPQYKPNVSGQSLSSSKHFIRSIAPSTLGSRFQNKGSFDLCAKTASNKEISWSLDYIHPCIVKGGSVPDDVVNKIVNSLSKTRIQRDLCRHILFRRMRGRPNPHPGPRLSSNYMVCLACASCIKSQCNHLTGRKDPHGATLFVIPTPELSSERGIEVKLVFLLSIPETSPSSGLPSSVKENQPDEIPEDKSEGMEKIQILSTSEPDITQELNRKNKGLTAASEDRVVSQQPQAIDWLLYVKKSNNFEPQSLPTSSSSSTSSSSSSSSSSSSSSSTVPSLPPPSKESTTSTLSGCVFTKVLSYHRLPPGVSWLEFICSKNHQPLTGKPRQSQSPSPRTRPMWNSTTVKGPKGPKMLFKFFQTKFQNERNID